The sequence CAACCGAAGAAACGCCGCGCGGTTCGGGTGTCTCACCGCACATCCGCGACGAAGCGCTGGCCGAAGGTTTGTGGGCGAAGTCGGAAGAGCTAACGGGGGTTGAGTTTAGCGCCTAACCGAAGCGAAGTCGCAAAGCTCTGCCACGGGACAGCGCGCGCATTGCGGATTGGTCGGGCGGCATATTTTCTGTCCTAACTTCTTCACCAGCATATGATGTTCGTCCATGTCAGCTGCTGACCAGTCGTCAGGCATAATCGGCATCAAAGCATTATAGGCCCGCGCGGTGTCGGCTTTAGTAGGGACCAGCCCCATGCGCTGCATGATCCGGCGGTGATGGCTGTCGATCACCATCGCGCGGCGAGCAAAAGCACTGGTGTTCATCACCTGCGCGGCGATCTTTCGCGCCACGCCTGGCATCGTCTCAAGCCACATCATAGCGTCGGCGGTTGATTGGTTGGACAGATGGCGAAGATCGACCTCACCGCGTTCGGTGATGATAGTTTGCAGGCAGTCTATCAATCGTCGCGCCGACTGCTCAGGGAATGTTTGATTTGAAAGAATTTCCGTCACTTCGCTGAGCTCAGCCTCGGCAACGGCCTCCCACGATCCAAACCGCTCCAATAGTTGGTCAGTGGCAGCATTCGAAACTGCCGTCTTAGTCCGCGCGCCGATTACGCCCTGAACCAAGGTCCAGACGGGATCCACGCGTTTGGTATGAGGGCGTTGAATTCGCCCGAACCATTCGATCAAGTGAGCGTGGGTTTCTCGCAAGCGCTCCGTCTGAGGATCATTCTCGAAGGTCAGCTGCATGGGCTAACTGCGCCATCACTGCTTTGGCGAGAAACGGTCCGCAAAGTCCTGCACTCCGGCCATATCTACAAAGCCGAAAATCCAAGCGGCTTCGACCGTGTCAGAGAAATCGAGCCCACCGGCCTTCACGGCCGGATTGTCATAGCCTGAAAAACCATTGTGCTTGAGCGACAGGCGCCTTGCCTCGGCCCATGCGGCGCCGTGCTCGGGATGCGCCAACAGCTGTGCCCATGCACTGCCGTCGGGCGTATTATATGCGGGCGTGCCATTATCGGGGAAATTCCCGTCAGCGATCTTGTGGTAGTTCGCCTCTGTCTTGGCAAAGGCCAGTGCTGCGGGCGTCGTAACGCTTTCATTCCAATCACTGTGCTGCACGACATGAACCTTGCCGCGAAGTTCGGCGGGAAGCTTCATCAACACCTTCGCCGTCACATCGGATTGCCCCGCTTCGGTGATCCAAACTTGACCGCCCCCCGCAATAGTCAGTTTCGCCTTCTCGGTGAGAGCCAAAACAGCAACGTTCTGATCGGCATGTGCGTCGACCCAGTTTTCACCAAACGAAAGATCGAACAGCAGTTTGGCGGGCAGAAAATCACCGTCCTGCGTGCCGTAAGCTCCTGCGGTCGCAATATAGTTCACGCATGAGAACGCTGGATCGCGCAAAACCGTGCCGAGTGCAGCCACTGCTTGCAGATCATCGACATCCGGCTTGCTGTCGTAATTAGCGATTAGCAAATCACGAGCTGGATCAAACTGTCCGATCTTTGACGCGGTCGCGCAAGTCTCAGCAGGAGCGGATGGCTGCAGCGCCGCGCATCCAGCTAGCGGTATTGCAGCAAACACTGCGATGATGGCGGTTTGCTTCAATCCCATAACTCACTCCCACTCAATCGTCCCGGGCGGTTTGCTGGTGTAGTCATAGACCACTCGGTTGATGCCTTGAACTTCGTTGATGATGCGGGTCGATACCGCGCTCAGGAAGCTGGCGTCGAAGGGATAGATGTCGGCGGTCATGCCGTCGGTGCTGGTCACTGCGCGCAGGGCGCAGACATTGTCGTAAGTGCGGCTGTCGCCCATCACGCCGACGGTTTTGACCGGCAGCAGCACCGCGAAGGCTTGCCAGATCGCGTCATAGAGGCCGGCGTTGCGGATTTCTTCGAGATAGATCGCATCGGCTTTGCGCAAGATGTCGCAGCGCTCTTCGGTGACTTCGCCGGGGATGCGGATTGCCAGACCCGGGCCGGGGAACGGGTGACGGCCGACAAAGATATCGGGAAGGCCCAGCTCGCGGCCAAGATCGCGGACTTCGTCCTTGAACAGCTCGCGCAAAGGTTCGACCAACTGCATATTCATGCGTTCGGGTAAGCCGCCAACATTGTGGTGGCTCTTGATTGTTACGCTCGGACCACCGGTGAAACTCACACTTTCGATCACATCCGGATAAAGCGTGCCCTGCGCGAGGAAATCCGCCCCGCCGATGGCCTTGGCCTCGCCTTCGAACACATCAATAAAGGTCTTGCCGATGAATTTGCGTTTCTTCTCCGGATCGGTCTCACCCTTGAGACCACCGAGGAACATTTCGCTCACATCCTTATGGATCAGCGGAATATTGTAATGGTCGCGGAACAGGGTGACGACCTGCTCGGCCTCATTCATCCGCATCAAGCCGTGATCGACGAAGACGCAGGTCAACTGCTCGCCAATCGCTTCGTGGATCAGGACCGCTGCGACCGCACTATCGACGCCGCCGCTAAGTCCGCAAATGACTTTGCCGTCACCGACTTGGGCACGGATTTCGTCGATCTTGGTCTTGCGGAACTCGGCCATCGTCCAGTCGCCTTTGAGGCCGCAGACGTGGCGCACGAAATTGGCAATCAGCTTCGCGCCATCGGGGGTGTGGACGACTTCTGGGTGAAACTGCGTACCGTAAAACTTGCGTTTCTCGTCAGCGATCACGGCAAAGGGCGCGCCGTCACTGGTGGCGACAATATCGAATCCGTCAGCAAAGCGCGTGACCTTGTCGCCGTGGCTCATCCACACTTGGTGGCGGTCGCCAACGTCCCAAAGGCCATCGAACAGGGCGCATTCCTCGGTAACCGTCAGGAACGCGCGGCCGAACTCGCCGCCATCACCGGTTTCGTGGCCGGGCCGCACTTCGCCGCCCAGCTGATGCGTCATGACTTGCTGGCCGTAGCAAATGCCAAGGATCGGCAGACCTGCCTCAAACAACATCTGCGGCGCGCGCGGACTGCCTTCTTCGGGAACACCAGCCGGCGAGCCCGACAGGATGATGCCCTTCGGTTTCATCCGGTTGAACGCCTCTTCGGCCATGCTGAAGGGCGCAATCTCGGAGTAAACCCCCGCTTCACGCACGCGGCGCGCGATAAGTTGGGTCACCTGACTGCCGAAGTCGACGATCAGGATAGAATCGGGCGTGTTATCTGATGCGCTCATTGGGGCGGGTTAGGTGCGCCCCGCCCCGCTGTCCAGATAGGGCGGAGCAGGCACACACAAGCCAGATGCAAGAAGCGCAAACAGTCAGTTGAATTTTACGCAACACACGGCGCTGTTATCGCAATTGAGAAAGCCCCGCGAAACATTACTTCAAGTCTCGACAGCTTAGTTACGCGCCATTCGGGCGCATGATTCGGCTCCGACGCCATAAAGGAGAAAACCCATGCGTCTCTTCGTGATCAAATTTATTCCAGTAATCGTCGCTACTTCGGTCAGCGGCCTCATGTTTTCCGCCGCGCTCGTTTGAGCCAACCGCGGAAATAAACGGGCGGCCGCCCCCTCTCTCCCCCAAGTCCCTTTGGAGTCCCCCCAGACACCAAGCGGGGCGGCCGTCTACTTTTCCAAGAACCTCAATCTATTCCGCTTTTCCAAGAACCTCAATCTATTCCGCCGAGCTTGGCCGCGATTTCGCGCAAGTCGGTTTTAAGCAATTTCCCGATATGGCTGCGCGGCATTTCGTCCAGCGGATGCAATTTCGCCAACCGCTGGGTCTTGCCAAGGCCTGCATTGGTATCAACCAGAACTGACGACACCTCGTCCTGCGGCACTCCACCTTCCAATCTGACAAATCCGACCGGGGTCTCACCCCATTTCTCGCTTGGCATCCCCACCACGGCCGCCTCGGCGACACGGGAATCTTTTTCCAATTCGGCTTCCAGATCGATTGGATAGATGTTGAAACCGCCTGAAATGATCACATCTTTTGCGCGGCCGACAAGCTCGACAAACCCGTCGGCATCAATCCGTCCGATATCACCCATCCGCATCCACACACTGCCATCGGCAGGATCGGTCCACAGCGCATCACGCGTGGCGTCGGGCCGGTTCTTGTAACCTGCCATCATCGCTGGACTGACCCCGACCATCTGACCGGCCTCGCCCGGCGGCAGTTCGGTATCGTCCTCATCCAGCACTTTCAAAGCATGACCGCCCGGCGCAGGCCGCCCGACTGTGTGCAGCTTATCCGGAAATTCATGCGCATAAAGGAGGCATGTCACGCCGCCTTCGGTCATGCCATAAATCTCGATCAACCCGCCCGGCATGCGCTTCAAGACTTGGGCTTTCAGTTCGGCAGAGAAGGGCGCTGAAGTGCAATATTTGAGGAAGAGCGACGACAAATCATATTCGTCAAAACGCGGCTCCTCCATCAGGCGCTTATATTGGACCGGCACCAGCATGGCATGCGTCGCGCCGAAACGCTGCGCGGTTTCCAACCATCCGATCGTAGAAAACTTGCCCATGATGTTCACGCAGGCCCCG comes from Altererythrobacter sp. ZODW24 and encodes:
- a CDS encoding endonuclease III, with product MQLTFENDPQTERLRETHAHLIEWFGRIQRPHTKRVDPVWTLVQGVIGARTKTAVSNAATDQLLERFGSWEAVAEAELSEVTEILSNQTFPEQSARRLIDCLQTIITERGEVDLRHLSNQSTADAMMWLETMPGVARKIAAQVMNTSAFARRAMVIDSHHRRIMQRMGLVPTKADTARAYNALMPIMPDDWSAADMDEHHMLVKKLGQKICRPTNPQCARCPVAELCDFASVRR
- the guaA gene encoding glutamine-hydrolyzing GMP synthase, whose product is MSASDNTPDSILIVDFGSQVTQLIARRVREAGVYSEIAPFSMAEEAFNRMKPKGIILSGSPAGVPEEGSPRAPQMLFEAGLPILGICYGQQVMTHQLGGEVRPGHETGDGGEFGRAFLTVTEECALFDGLWDVGDRHQVWMSHGDKVTRFADGFDIVATSDGAPFAVIADEKRKFYGTQFHPEVVHTPDGAKLIANFVRHVCGLKGDWTMAEFRKTKIDEIRAQVGDGKVICGLSGGVDSAVAAVLIHEAIGEQLTCVFVDHGLMRMNEAEQVVTLFRDHYNIPLIHKDVSEMFLGGLKGETDPEKKRKFIGKTFIDVFEGEAKAIGGADFLAQGTLYPDVIESVSFTGGPSVTIKSHHNVGGLPERMNMQLVEPLRELFKDEVRDLGRELGLPDIFVGRHPFPGPGLAIRIPGEVTEERCDILRKADAIYLEEIRNAGLYDAIWQAFAVLLPVKTVGVMGDSRTYDNVCALRAVTSTDGMTADIYPFDASFLSAVSTRIINEVQGINRVVYDYTSKPPGTIEWE
- a CDS encoding class I adenylate-forming enzyme family protein, with the translated sequence MKNTEIEGLLTAGFGSYPAMIRHWAEVRPGAVAMRDMGRELTWAELADEVQRIAAQLQETGLDRGQSVAILGTSTINYALVFLAAVYAGGVAAPLTTSASPAQLAAMAADSGAQHIFIDRAKLDELGGAFMPELQQIVLDEELGGWMAPAGTEPVAYEPAPSDPFNIIYSSGTTGTPKGIVHNHAMRWFQFAPTANATYNPQSQAITATPLYSNTTMVAFLPAILAGACVNIMGKFSTIGWLETAQRFGATHAMLVPVQYKRLMEEPRFDEYDLSSLFLKYCTSAPFSAELKAQVLKRMPGGLIEIYGMTEGGVTCLLYAHEFPDKLHTVGRPAPGGHALKVLDEDDTELPPGEAGQMVGVSPAMMAGYKNRPDATRDALWTDPADGSVWMRMGDIGRIDADGFVELVGRAKDVIISGGFNIYPIDLEAELEKDSRVAEAAVVGMPSEKWGETPVGFVRLEGGVPQDEVSSVLVDTNAGLGKTQRLAKLHPLDEMPRSHIGKLLKTDLREIAAKLGGID